Proteins encoded together in one Pseudomonas sp. ADAK13 window:
- a CDS encoding alkaline phosphatase family protein produces MSHPKPVRNVLYIMCDQLRRDYLSCYGHAHLHTPHIDRLAAAGVRFSRAYTQGTICGPSRMSAYTGRYVSSHQVAWNAVPLPLEELTIGDYLRPHGIRTALVGKTHATPNLEALQRLEIDPDSAQAQPLNEVGFEAYFRHDGIFPDSPLFTEKRESAPYTHYLREQGYDSANPWHEWANAAAGESGEILSGWHMRNAHLPARVDEQHSETVYTTDRAIDFITEQGEQPWCLHLSYIKPHWPYIAPAPYHALYTAEQVQAPIRPASGKASDHPVYHAFRQHQESLNFSRDEVRLNVIPTYMGLIKQVDDQLGRLFDFLESNGRWDDTLIVFTSDHGDFLGDHFLGEKEFLLEPAVGIPLIVRDPRAAADISRGTVDERLVETIDALPTFLQALGLPGAEHRLEGRSLIPLLHGEDIDWRRYAIAEYDYAFQAPARERLEQPIDRCRMTMVRSERWKYLAYDGYRAQLFDLQNDPQELHDLGTDPAHADVREAHRGYLFEWLRGLKRRTTISHAEIDLRGQRFRYGEPEAEKVVQIGVW; encoded by the coding sequence ATGTCCCACCCCAAACCTGTGCGCAACGTGCTCTACATCATGTGCGACCAACTGCGCCGCGATTACCTCTCGTGCTATGGCCACGCCCATTTGCACACCCCCCATATCGACCGCCTGGCCGCCGCCGGCGTGCGCTTCAGCCGGGCCTACACCCAAGGCACGATTTGCGGCCCGTCGCGAATGTCGGCCTACACCGGGCGCTACGTCAGCAGCCACCAGGTGGCCTGGAACGCGGTGCCGCTGCCCCTGGAAGAACTGACGATCGGCGACTACCTGCGGCCCCACGGCATCCGTACCGCGCTGGTGGGCAAGACCCACGCCACGCCCAATCTCGAGGCCTTGCAACGCCTGGAGATCGACCCCGACAGTGCCCAGGCACAGCCGCTGAACGAAGTGGGCTTCGAGGCGTATTTCCGGCACGACGGAATCTTCCCCGACAGCCCGCTGTTCACCGAAAAACGCGAGTCCGCGCCCTACACCCACTACCTGCGCGAGCAGGGCTACGACAGCGCCAACCCGTGGCACGAATGGGCGAATGCGGCGGCCGGCGAATCCGGGGAGATCCTCAGCGGCTGGCACATGCGTAACGCTCACCTGCCGGCGCGGGTGGACGAGCAGCACTCGGAAACCGTCTACACCACCGATCGCGCCATCGATTTCATCACCGAACAGGGCGAGCAGCCGTGGTGCCTGCACCTGTCGTACATCAAGCCACACTGGCCCTACATCGCCCCGGCGCCGTACCACGCGCTGTACACCGCCGAGCAGGTGCAGGCACCGATCCGACCCGCCTCCGGAAAGGCAAGCGATCACCCGGTGTACCACGCCTTCCGGCAGCACCAGGAGAGCCTGAATTTCTCCCGGGACGAAGTGCGGCTTAACGTGATTCCGACCTACATGGGCCTGATCAAGCAGGTCGACGATCAACTCGGCCGGCTGTTTGATTTCCTCGAAAGCAATGGCCGCTGGGACGACACGCTGATCGTGTTTACCAGCGACCACGGTGACTTCCTCGGTGATCATTTCCTGGGTGAAAAGGAATTCCTGCTGGAGCCGGCGGTAGGCATTCCACTGATCGTGCGCGACCCGCGTGCCGCCGCCGATATCAGCCGAGGCACGGTGGATGAGCGCCTGGTGGAAACCATCGATGCCTTGCCGACGTTCCTGCAAGCCTTGGGATTACCAGGTGCCGAGCATCGCCTTGAGGGCCGCTCGTTGATTCCGCTGCTGCACGGCGAAGACATCGACTGGCGCCGCTACGCCATCGCCGAATACGACTATGCGTTCCAGGCCCCGGCACGCGAACGCCTGGAGCAGCCCATCGACCGCTGCCGCATGACCATGGTGCGCAGCGAGCGCTGGAAATACCTGGCCTACGACGGTTACCGCGCGCAGTTGTTCGACTTGCAGAATGACCCGCAGGAACTGCATGACCTGGGCACCGACCCGGCGCATGCCGATGTGCGCGAGGCGCATCGGGGTTATCTGTTCGAATGGCTGCGGGGCTTGAAGCGGCGCACCACCATCAGCCACGCCGAGATCGATTTGCGTGGCCAACGGTTTCGGTATGGCGAGCCGGAGGCAGAGAAGGTGGTGCAGATCGGCGTCTGGTGA
- a CDS encoding CynX/NimT family MFS transporter — MTLNNSVAGKLAGWGLLVVLGLNLRPILSSISPLLGEIRLATGLSFQSSALLTSLPVICMGLVALVGVRLEAKLGERRGIALGLMMILLACLARWLFGQAPALLATALFGGAGVALIQALVPAMIKRQFHQRVPLAMGVYSASLMGGGGLAALLSPLVAGHFQQWQAGLGIWLLPALGALLLWAWLPLGAAKNPQVTAPFQGLRNRRAWLLALYFGLVNCGYMSMVAWLPAYYQQLGWDVLPSGSLLAFMTIFQVIAALLMPALAQRGIDRRPLLSISLLAQTVGYIGLLTAPLQFPHLWVALIGFGLGACFALSLLLTLDHRRDPREAGQLAAFVQGVGFLINAISPWLTGWLRELTGSFVSAWMVLTLTVVAMLILTRVFSPATYRTAPAVA; from the coding sequence ATGACGCTGAATAATTCGGTCGCCGGCAAACTCGCCGGCTGGGGCTTGCTGGTGGTGCTGGGGCTGAACCTGCGACCCATCCTCAGCTCCATCAGCCCGTTGCTGGGGGAAATCCGCCTGGCCACCGGCCTGAGTTTCCAGAGCAGTGCCTTGCTCACCAGCCTGCCGGTGATCTGCATGGGCCTGGTGGCATTGGTGGGTGTGCGCCTGGAGGCCAAGCTGGGGGAGCGTCGCGGGATCGCCCTCGGCCTGATGATGATTCTGCTGGCGTGCCTGGCGCGCTGGCTGTTTGGCCAGGCGCCGGCACTGCTGGCCACGGCGCTGTTCGGCGGCGCGGGTGTGGCGCTGATCCAGGCGTTGGTGCCGGCGATGATCAAGCGCCAGTTTCACCAGCGCGTGCCGTTGGCGATGGGGGTTTACTCGGCGTCGCTGATGGGCGGCGGTGGCTTGGCGGCGCTGCTCAGCCCGCTCGTGGCGGGGCACTTCCAGCAGTGGCAGGCGGGGCTTGGGATCTGGTTGCTACCGGCGCTGGGAGCGTTGTTGCTGTGGGCCTGGCTGCCATTGGGCGCGGCAAAAAACCCGCAGGTGACGGCGCCGTTCCAGGGCCTGCGCAACCGTCGCGCATGGCTGCTGGCGCTGTATTTCGGTTTGGTGAATTGCGGCTACATGAGCATGGTCGCGTGGTTGCCGGCCTACTACCAGCAACTGGGTTGGGACGTATTGCCCAGCGGCTCGCTGCTGGCGTTCATGACGATCTTCCAGGTCATCGCCGCGCTGTTGATGCCCGCATTGGCGCAACGCGGCATCGATCGTCGACCGCTGCTGAGCATCAGCCTGTTGGCCCAGACCGTGGGCTATATCGGCTTGCTGACGGCGCCGCTGCAATTCCCGCACCTGTGGGTGGCGCTGATCGGCTTCGGCCTGGGGGCGTGTTTTGCCCTGAGCCTGCTACTGACCCTGGATCACCGCCGCGACCCTCGGGAAGCCGGCCAGTTGGCTGCGTTCGTCCAGGGCGTGGGCTTTTTGATCAACGCCATTTCGCCGTGGCTGACCGGCTGGCTGCGGGAACTGACCGGCAGTTTCGTCAGCGCCTGGATGGTGCTGACGCTGACCGTGGTGGCGATGCTGATACTCACCCGGGTGTTCAGCCCGGCGACTTATCGCACCGCGCCGGCTGTGGCCTAG
- a CDS encoding LysR family transcriptional regulator encodes MDLRQLRYFIALNEHRSFVRAADAMGITQPAFSRSIQGLEQEFGCVLVDRGNKDLRPTPEGQVVLQHALTLVHGAALLSSEVTRMTKLDAGELRFGCGPAPAVKLVPDAVARFITAHPKIRTSFQVDNWEKLSRSLSREEIEFFIADIRQFESDPNFQTRPLTPKRGVFFCRPGHPLLAKDSLSTNDMFDYPLAAPLISQGIRKLLANLSGRMDFSPSIHTEHFPALVKIVLQSNAIGVGTEEAFAEDVAKGELVLLHWRNLPQNLESLNARCGIVSRTGFRLSPAAKAMIETLVAVDQQEVSVAV; translated from the coding sequence ATGGATCTTCGCCAACTGCGCTACTTCATTGCCCTCAACGAACACCGCAGTTTTGTGCGTGCCGCCGACGCCATGGGCATCACCCAACCGGCGTTCAGCCGCAGCATCCAGGGGCTGGAGCAGGAGTTCGGCTGCGTACTGGTCGACCGTGGCAACAAGGACCTGCGTCCCACACCCGAAGGCCAGGTGGTGCTGCAGCACGCCCTGACCCTGGTGCACGGCGCCGCGTTGCTGAGCAGCGAAGTCACGCGCATGACCAAGCTCGATGCCGGCGAACTGCGCTTCGGTTGCGGCCCGGCGCCGGCGGTGAAACTGGTACCGGACGCGGTGGCGCGCTTTATCACCGCCCACCCGAAAATCCGCACCAGTTTCCAGGTGGATAACTGGGAAAAACTCAGCCGCAGCCTGAGCCGCGAAGAGATCGAATTCTTTATCGCCGACATCCGCCAGTTCGAGTCCGACCCGAACTTTCAGACCCGGCCACTGACGCCCAAGCGCGGGGTGTTTTTCTGCCGGCCGGGGCACCCGCTGTTGGCCAAGGACAGCCTGTCCACCAACGACATGTTCGATTACCCGTTGGCCGCGCCGCTGATTTCCCAGGGCATTCGCAAACTGCTGGCGAACCTCAGCGGGCGCATGGATTTTTCACCGAGCATTCACACCGAGCACTTCCCGGCCTTGGTGAAGATCGTGTTGCAGTCCAATGCCATTGGCGTGGGCACCGAGGAAGCGTTCGCCGAGGACGTTGCCAAAGGTGAGCTGGTGCTGCTGCACTGGCGCAACCTGCCGCAGAACCTGGAGAGCCTGAATGCGCGTTGCGGGATCGTCAGCCGCACCGGTTTTCGCTTGTCGCCGGCGGCGAAGGCGATGATCGAGACGCTGGTGGCGGTGGATCAGCAGGAGGTGAGTGTGGCGGTTTGA
- a CDS encoding energy transducer TonB — MGNVQTAASAQEAQWRHAPGGELVDLGRPHRAPLGQLRTQKTPKGVLSRREAILLGILALALHGAVIYWVSQKPTPVLPIVPPEIPPMTIEFSQPAPPVVEPPPPVPPPPPPPVVEPPPPVVDELAAKPAPKKIPKPKPVPKPVPKPAPKPVAEQPPAPPVPAPPAPAPAPPAPAPVTPASANAAYLKNPAPEYPSLAQRRGWEGTVLLRVHVLATGKPGEIQIQKSSGRQQLDEAALAAVKRWSFVPAKQGDVAQDGWVSVPIDFKIH, encoded by the coding sequence ATGGGCAATGTCCAGACCGCCGCCAGTGCACAAGAGGCGCAGTGGCGCCACGCACCGGGTGGTGAGTTGGTCGACCTTGGCCGGCCGCATCGCGCGCCGTTGGGGCAGTTGCGTACGCAGAAAACCCCCAAGGGTGTGTTGAGTCGGCGTGAAGCGATCCTGTTGGGGATTCTCGCGCTGGCCTTGCATGGCGCGGTGATCTATTGGGTCAGCCAGAAGCCAACCCCGGTGCTGCCGATTGTGCCGCCGGAAATTCCGCCGATGACGATCGAATTTTCCCAGCCGGCGCCGCCGGTTGTGGAGCCGCCACCGCCAGTGCCGCCACCGCCGCCGCCACCGGTCGTCGAGCCACCGCCACCGGTGGTCGATGAGCTGGCCGCCAAGCCGGCGCCGAAAAAGATTCCGAAACCCAAGCCGGTACCAAAGCCCGTGCCCAAGCCCGCACCGAAACCGGTGGCGGAGCAGCCGCCCGCGCCGCCCGTACCTGCGCCACCGGCTCCAGCCCCGGCACCGCCTGCGCCAGCGCCGGTAACGCCGGCCTCGGCCAACGCCGCGTACCTGAAGAACCCGGCGCCCGAATACCCGTCACTGGCCCAGCGCCGGGGTTGGGAAGGCACGGTGTTGTTGCGGGTGCATGTATTGGCTACCGGCAAACCGGGTGAGATCCAGATCCAGAAGAGCAGTGGTCGCCAGCAACTCGACGAAGCCGCACTGGCTGCCGTGAAGCGCTGGAGTTTTGTACCGGCCAAGCAGGGCGATGTGGCCCAGGACGGCTGGGTCAGCGTACCGATCGATTTCAAGATTCATTAA
- a CDS encoding nucleoside deaminase → MTDDQRHLHHAVQLAQANIAAGGRPFGAVLVRDGEVLVEAVNEIHLSQDPTAHAEMLAIRAASQQLGPRLEGCVIYASGQPCPMCLSAMYLCGVSRVVFAASNEVAAPFGLSTTAIYQQLSLPLAEQKLPVQHLPQAAMQALYAQWQALHDAE, encoded by the coding sequence ATGACTGACGATCAACGGCACCTGCACCACGCGGTGCAACTGGCCCAGGCCAACATAGCCGCCGGTGGCCGCCCGTTTGGCGCTGTACTGGTGCGCGACGGCGAGGTGCTGGTGGAAGCGGTCAACGAAATCCACTTGAGCCAGGACCCCACCGCCCACGCCGAGATGCTCGCCATCCGCGCCGCCAGCCAACAACTCGGCCCGCGCCTGGAAGGCTGCGTGATCTACGCCAGCGGCCAGCCCTGCCCGATGTGCCTGAGTGCGATGTACCTGTGCGGGGTATCCCGCGTGGTATTCGCCGCCAGCAACGAAGTGGCTGCGCCGTTTGGCCTGTCCACAACCGCGATCTACCAGCAACTGTCGCTGCCGCTGGCGGAGCAAAAGTTGCCCGTACAGCACCTGCCGCAGGCGGCGATGCAGGCCCTTTACGCGCAATGGCAGGCCCTGCATGACGCTGAATAA
- a CDS encoding LysR family transcriptional regulator — protein MFDPVLLRSFVAVVDCGNFTRAAERLHLTQSTVSQQIRRLEEALGSQVLDRDQRRVVATVEGERLLAYARRILALHEEAADVLINQQSDGVLRLAVPEDFAAERLMPLLSAFVQAYPRVRLEVTSGLGPELLRAYRGGEFDVLLVKQMGDSDDCLASWPEPLCWVDSRSAPSLGRDPLPLVAFPAGGLYRNEMLHHLEVGGWRWRIGYSSASLASVCSAVAAGLGISLLPVRVVQPGHVVLGADSGLPAVQGVRLALYGRNGLGAAGQALLSQLLDLCASNPR, from the coding sequence ATGTTCGATCCCGTGTTATTGCGCAGTTTTGTCGCCGTGGTTGATTGCGGTAATTTCACCCGCGCGGCCGAGCGCCTGCATTTGACTCAATCCACGGTCAGCCAACAGATCCGCCGCCTGGAAGAGGCGTTGGGCAGCCAGGTGCTCGACCGGGATCAGCGCCGCGTGGTGGCCACGGTGGAGGGCGAGCGGTTGCTGGCGTATGCGCGACGCATCCTGGCGCTGCACGAAGAGGCGGCCGACGTGCTGATCAATCAGCAGAGCGACGGTGTGCTGCGCCTGGCGGTGCCCGAAGATTTTGCGGCCGAGCGCCTGATGCCGCTGCTGTCGGCGTTTGTGCAGGCTTATCCACGGGTGCGGCTGGAGGTCACCAGCGGCTTGGGGCCCGAGTTGCTGCGGGCTTATCGCGGCGGTGAGTTTGACGTGCTGCTGGTCAAGCAAATGGGCGACAGCGATGACTGCCTGGCGTCCTGGCCGGAGCCGTTGTGCTGGGTCGACAGCCGCAGTGCGCCTTCTTTGGGGCGTGACCCGCTGCCGCTGGTGGCATTTCCCGCAGGCGGTCTGTACCGCAATGAAATGCTGCATCACCTGGAGGTGGGCGGCTGGCGCTGGCGCATCGGTTATTCCAGCGCGAGCCTGGCCAGCGTGTGCTCGGCGGTGGCGGCGGGGCTGGGGATCAGCCTGCTGCCGGTGCGGGTGGTGCAGCCCGGGCATGTGGTGTTGGGCGCGGACAGCGGTTTGCCGGCCGTGCAAGGCGTGCGGCTGGCGCTGTATGGCCGTAACGGCCTGGGTGCGGCGGGGCAGGCATTGTTGAGCCAACTGCTGGATTTATGTGCCAGTAACCCGCGCTGA
- a CDS encoding LysR family transcriptional regulator encodes MHIDLRQLRHFIALAEQRSFVAAAVTVNLSQSAFSRSIQALELSAGCQLVDRGRKDLAPTKQGQVLLEHARRLVSGAQQLANEISQFNGLEAGEVRFGCGPAPAAGLIPKAIGSFIGRYPKARVQFQVDDWQSLSKRLLSEEFEFFVADTRHFEANPDYQTHRLRPRKWYFCCRAGHPLATRESVTGAELMSYPLAVTIRPPNLRKVIVDLSGRPDYTPNVECENGYSLLGVVLRSDAIGIVSANSDVLHMARGELVCLRIEGLAEDLEERYTRYGIVSRAGYRLSPLAEAMIEQIKVIDEQDEEVCALENFAV; translated from the coding sequence ATGCATATCGACCTGCGCCAACTTCGCCACTTCATCGCCCTTGCCGAGCAACGCAGTTTTGTCGCGGCGGCGGTGACCGTGAACCTGTCGCAATCGGCCTTCAGCCGCAGCATCCAGGCGCTGGAACTCAGCGCCGGGTGCCAGTTGGTGGACCGTGGCCGCAAGGACCTGGCGCCGACCAAACAAGGCCAGGTGCTACTCGAACATGCGCGGCGGCTGGTCAGTGGCGCCCAGCAACTGGCCAATGAAATCAGCCAGTTCAACGGGCTGGAGGCCGGCGAGGTGCGTTTCGGTTGCGGCCCGGCGCCCGCTGCCGGGCTGATCCCGAAAGCCATCGGCAGTTTCATCGGGCGCTATCCCAAGGCCCGGGTGCAGTTCCAGGTGGACGACTGGCAAAGCCTGAGCAAGCGCCTGCTCAGCGAAGAGTTCGAATTTTTCGTCGCCGACACCCGGCACTTCGAAGCCAACCCGGACTACCAGACCCACCGGCTGCGCCCGCGCAAATGGTATTTCTGCTGCCGTGCCGGGCACCCGTTGGCAACCCGGGAAAGCGTGACCGGTGCAGAGTTGATGAGTTATCCGCTGGCGGTGACCATCCGCCCGCCGAACCTGCGCAAGGTCATCGTCGACCTCAGTGGCCGGCCCGACTACACGCCCAACGTCGAATGCGAAAACGGCTATAGCCTGCTGGGCGTGGTGCTGCGTTCGGACGCCATCGGCATCGTCAGCGCCAACAGCGACGTGCTGCACATGGCCCGTGGCGAACTGGTGTGCCTGCGCATTGAAGGCCTGGCCGAAGACCTGGAGGAGCGCTACACCCGCTACGGGATTGTCAGCCGCGCAGGGTATCGCCTGTCACCGCTGGCCGAGGCGATGATCGAGCAGATCAAGGTGATCGACGAGCAGGATGAAGAGGTGTGTGCGCTGGAAAATTTTGCTGTCTGA
- a CDS encoding TauD/TfdA dioxygenase family protein: MSNAALAVQPVALALDIHPVAGRIGAEIRGITLSGGLDAATVEAIQQALVQYKVIFFREQTHLDDQSQEAFAHLLGEPIAHPTVPVRDGTRFLLELDGARGQRANSWHTDVTFVDAYPKASILRSVLAPASGGDTVWANTAAAYNDLNAELRELADKLWAVHSNEYDYAARKPDVSPEKLEEYRKVFTSTVYETEHPVVRVHPVSGEKTLLLGHFVKRLKGYSQVDSAHLFNLLQSYVTRLENTVRWRWNTGDVAIWDNRATQHYAVDDYGTQERIVRRVTLKGDVPVSVQGQRSQTTRGL; encoded by the coding sequence ATGAGCAACGCCGCACTAGCTGTTCAACCCGTCGCCCTGGCGCTGGATATCCACCCGGTGGCCGGACGCATCGGCGCCGAGATCCGAGGCATCACGTTATCCGGCGGGCTGGATGCCGCCACGGTCGAAGCCATCCAGCAGGCTCTGGTGCAGTACAAGGTGATCTTCTTCCGCGAGCAGACCCACCTTGATGACCAGAGCCAGGAAGCCTTCGCCCATCTGCTCGGCGAGCCGATTGCCCACCCCACCGTACCGGTGCGCGACGGCACCCGGTTCCTGCTGGAACTGGACGGCGCCCGTGGCCAGCGCGCCAACTCGTGGCACACCGACGTGACCTTCGTCGATGCCTACCCGAAGGCCTCGATCCTGCGTTCGGTGCTGGCGCCGGCTTCGGGGGGTGACACCGTCTGGGCCAACACCGCTGCCGCCTACAACGACCTGAACGCCGAACTGCGTGAGCTGGCGGACAAGCTTTGGGCCGTGCACAGCAATGAATACGACTACGCCGCGCGCAAGCCGGACGTGTCGCCGGAGAAGCTCGAGGAGTACCGCAAGGTCTTCACCTCGACGGTCTACGAGACCGAACATCCGGTGGTGCGCGTGCACCCGGTCAGCGGCGAAAAAACCTTGCTGCTGGGGCACTTCGTCAAACGCCTGAAGGGCTATTCACAGGTGGATTCGGCGCACCTGTTCAACCTGCTGCAAAGCTACGTCACACGCCTGGAAAACACCGTGCGCTGGCGCTGGAACACCGGCGACGTGGCGATCTGGGACAACCGCGCCACCCAGCATTACGCGGTGGATGACTACGGCACCCAGGAGCGCATCGTGCGCCGGGTGACGCTCAAGGGCGATGTGCCGGTGAGCGTGCAGGGGCAGCGCAGCCAGACCACCCGCGGCCTATAA
- a CDS encoding TonB-dependent receptor → MSLLNRAVPPSSWRLKRLPVALLLAGSASWSSSQAAEEPAPAPKGESASGQLETVTVTARRRTESAQDVPTPMSVIGGQGLESQRVYRIQDLQQLVPSVNVAYMHARQSSVSIRGLGNNPASDGLEGSVGLYIDNVYLGRPGMAVFDLMDIEQLEVLRGPQGTLFGKNTTAGVINISTRAPSFTPERSIETSLGEDGYFQTKGTISGPLTEDLAGRFSAYRTRSDGDIKNEYNGHDLNGGSRQGFRGQLLYKPSDTFNLRWIGDYNEEDSSAGTRVLYSTGPTINGTNLYQSRAAAAGATLVDGTHRKVNLDSDQHVTVFQGGTSLEANWTLPSDFTLTSVSSYRWWNFTPRNDDGLNVPASYNAGVSVEDKQWSQEFRLASPTGGFFDYVLGAYYFGSDLDNKSFAYYGPKADIWNGTPTGALNNVSSVGNGHIRTDSFALFAQGTWHLTERLDFTAGLRGTYEQKSAWVTRNAPIGGDAVTGAAATARRGRAGAYDSGDLNQYSTSPSGLLNLSYRFNDNVLGYATLSHGEKSGGVNLAVGSAPTAGPDSLLIGTERANNAELGFKSTLWDRRLQLNANLFWTQVNGYQTNAYDDNNRVQYLTNAGSVRSRGVEVESTLIPIKGLTLNLNGSYNDVQYLSYKDAPCPPEVSLRPGAPASCDLSGHQVVGASKWIANANGEYTWNLDNGFEPYVTASYAFRSKAVGTVEDSDYGQIPAYAVVNLSTGLRGNYQQGQWDVSLWLKNAFDKTYYTTLWTGGNGGYEGLLGTPRTLGVTGRYDF, encoded by the coding sequence ATGAGCCTGTTGAATCGCGCTGTCCCTCCCTCTTCCTGGCGGCTGAAACGCTTGCCCGTGGCGCTGTTGCTGGCGGGCAGTGCCAGTTGGTCCAGCAGCCAGGCGGCCGAGGAGCCCGCGCCTGCGCCCAAGGGTGAGAGCGCCAGCGGGCAACTGGAAACGGTCACGGTGACGGCGCGGCGGCGTACCGAAAGTGCCCAGGACGTGCCCACGCCCATGAGCGTGATCGGCGGCCAGGGCCTGGAGAGCCAGCGGGTCTACCGGATTCAGGATTTGCAGCAACTGGTGCCCAGCGTCAACGTCGCCTACATGCATGCGCGCCAGTCCAGCGTGTCGATTCGCGGGCTGGGGAATAACCCGGCCAGTGACGGCCTGGAAGGCAGCGTGGGGCTGTACATCGACAACGTGTATCTGGGCCGGCCGGGGATGGCCGTGTTCGACTTGATGGACATCGAACAGCTTGAGGTACTTCGCGGTCCCCAAGGCACGCTGTTCGGCAAGAACACCACTGCCGGGGTGATCAATATCAGCACCCGCGCGCCGAGTTTTACCCCGGAGCGCAGCATTGAAACGTCACTGGGCGAGGACGGTTATTTCCAGACCAAGGGCACGATTTCCGGCCCGCTGACCGAGGACCTGGCGGGACGGTTTTCCGCGTATCGCACCCGCAGCGACGGCGACATCAAGAACGAGTACAACGGCCACGACCTCAACGGAGGCTCACGCCAGGGCTTTCGCGGGCAACTGCTGTACAAGCCCAGCGATACGTTCAACCTGCGCTGGATCGGCGACTACAACGAAGAAGACTCCAGCGCCGGCACTCGCGTGCTGTACAGCACCGGGCCGACCATCAATGGCACCAACCTGTATCAATCGCGGGCCGCGGCGGCGGGGGCGACCCTGGTCGACGGCACACACCGCAAGGTCAACCTCGACAGCGACCAGCACGTCACCGTGTTCCAGGGCGGCACCTCGCTGGAAGCCAACTGGACCCTGCCCAGCGACTTTACCCTGACCTCGGTCAGTTCCTACCGCTGGTGGAATTTCACCCCGCGCAACGACGACGGCCTCAACGTACCGGCGTCCTATAACGCCGGCGTGTCGGTGGAAGACAAGCAGTGGTCCCAGGAATTTCGCCTGGCTTCGCCCACCGGCGGCTTTTTCGATTACGTGCTCGGCGCCTACTACTTCGGTTCCGACCTGGACAACAAATCCTTCGCCTATTACGGGCCCAAGGCCGACATCTGGAACGGCACGCCCACGGGCGCCCTGAACAACGTCAGCAGCGTGGGCAACGGGCATATCCGCACCGACAGTTTTGCGCTGTTCGCCCAAGGCACCTGGCACCTCACCGAACGCCTGGATTTCACCGCCGGCCTGCGTGGCACCTATGAACAGAAAAGCGCCTGGGTAACCCGTAACGCGCCCATTGGCGGCGACGCAGTCACCGGTGCGGCGGCCACTGCACGACGCGGGCGAGCAGGGGCTTACGACTCCGGCGACCTCAACCAATACAGCACCAGCCCGTCCGGCTTGTTGAACCTGAGCTATCGCTTCAACGACAACGTGTTGGGTTACGCCACGTTGTCTCATGGCGAGAAATCCGGTGGGGTCAACCTGGCGGTAGGCTCCGCGCCCACGGCCGGGCCGGACTCGCTGTTGATCGGCACCGAGCGCGCGAACAACGCCGAATTGGGGTTCAAGAGCACCCTGTGGGACCGCCGGCTGCAGCTCAACGCCAACCTGTTCTGGACCCAGGTCAACGGCTATCAGACCAACGCCTACGACGACAACAACCGCGTGCAGTACCTGACCAACGCCGGCTCGGTGCGCTCACGGGGCGTGGAAGTGGAGAGCACGCTGATCCCGATCAAGGGCCTCACGCTCAACCTCAACGGCTCGTACAACGACGTGCAATACCTCTCGTATAAGGATGCGCCGTGCCCGCCGGAAGTCAGCCTGCGGCCAGGTGCGCCGGCTTCATGCGACCTGAGTGGTCACCAGGTGGTGGGGGCTTCGAAGTGGATTGCCAACGCCAATGGCGAATACACGTGGAACCTCGATAACGGCTTCGAACCCTACGTCACCGCCAGCTATGCGTTCCGCTCCAAGGCGGTGGGCACGGTGGAAGATTCCGATTACGGGCAGATCCCGGCCTACGCGGTGGTCAACCTGTCCACCGGCCTGCGGGGCAACTACCAGCAAGGGCAGTGGGACGTGTCGCTGTGGCTGAAGAACGCCTTCGACAAGACCTACTACACCACCTTGTGGACCGGTGGTAACGGTGGGTATGAAGGGCTGCTGGGCACCCCGCGCACGCTTGGGGTGACCGGTCGCTACGACTTCTAG